The region GGTTGTCCGGCAAAACCCGGCTCTACTGTCATGAGCACCACATAGTCCACGAATCGGACAAGAGGCTCCAATAGAGAAATAGGCTGCGAAGGATTGATAACAACCCCCGCTTTCATTCCCGACTGTTGGATGCTGTCAATCAGTCTTCTGGAAAAGCGAGTGCTGTCAATATGAAAGCTCAGGTAATCAGCTCCGTCCTCCCTCATTCTATCCACATAATCCTCAGGGTTTGTTACCATTAGATGAACATCTATCGTCAGGTTTGGGTAACGTTTCCTAACTGCCTGTACAATTGATAGAGGAAAAAATATATTTGGCACATAATGTCCATCCATAATATCTATATGTACAAAATTCACTCCCCCTCTAATCATTCCATCCATCTCCTCGGCCATTGTAAACAGACCGCAGTTGGCAAGCGAGGGGGCATTAATCATCCACTTTTCCCTCCTTCGAATTATACTCCTTAAATTTGACGACTGTCCTTTCTGCCATTCTAGAGAGGTCAACGGCATCAGACATCATATATACTATGTTGTAGCCCTTATCATACAAGATCTGAGCATCTTCTATATCATTGGCTACTGTGCCGAGGAATTTACCAGACGGTATCACTATATTCTCAATCCGTTTGATGGCAGCCTTAAATTCCTTATTATCAAACTGTCCCCTGATTCCCATAGAGGCAGACAAATCCATAGGGCCTATAAAAATACCATCCAGCGCCTCAATCTCCATCATTTCCGGAAGGTTATCAATTCCATCCATGGTTTCAATGGCAATCATCACAATATTCTCGTCGTTTGCCTTTTGCATATACTGTCCTCTGTTCATACCAAACCCACATGCTCTTGGGCTTCCAGCAATGCCCCTGATGCCTAAAGGAGGATATTTGCAGCGCAGAACTGCTTCTCTAGCCTCATCTACTGTCCTTACATAAGGAATGTGAATACCCATGACTCCACAATCACAGATTCTCTTGATTGCAATCAGATCATTCCACGGTGCTCTTGCAAAAGGTACTGTATTCGTTCCCTTCATGGCCTGGCACATACTAAACACTGTCTGGTAATCTACTGGTGAATGCTCAACGTCAATCACCAACACGTCAAAGCCTGCATTTGCCAATATTTCCGCAGATACATTGCTGGCCATGTGAAGCCACGCGGCAGATACCCTTCCCTTCTTCTTTAAAATTTCCTTGACCCTGTTGTAATATAATTCTTCCATGTTACTTTCTCCTTTACAGTTCCAGAAATTCTTTATTTTTTTCAGCCTCATACGCTTTGTAAAGCTGCGTTTGCATGATTCTACTAATCAGCCTCTCATCCAATTCGGAAAACTTTTTTTCAAATGCCTCAGACGCATCTCTTAAGTGTTCAGGTTTTCCTGTTCCGTAAATCACCATATCGACTCCCTCCCGTGACAAAGACCATCTAAGAGCCGCATCAGCTAAATCCGAAATTTGTTCAATGCCCGCTTCCTTCGCCATGTGGAACAACTGCCCTTTCATATATGCCTCTCTTGTAATAACCCCCATCTTTTGAGCCTTGGCAGCCTTCATCACCCTATTTTGAGCCTGATAATCAGCAAAATTAAAGTTGATATAGATTACATCAAAATAACCCGATTGAATCATTCTGAGATAAGTTTCCTCACCGGAAAAGGTGTCGGCACAAGCGAATCGAATCAATCCCTCCTGCTTAAGAACAGATATATTATAACCCAGTTTTTCAAGGTATTCCGGATCATGCTCAAATGCACATTTCATGGGAGCAATATTAAAAAAATCAATAGTCTCTCTCTGAAGAAGCTTTAAGATTCTCTGTGCCTCATTCCTGAGAAGAATCAAATCTGCCATTTTGGTATTATTCTTATCATAGGTATAAACCATACCCTCAGGACGTGTCTGGATTACGACATCATAGGGAGGAGGCAACTGCTTCAAATTACGCCCTAATGCCTCTTTCTCGGAGTCCTGAGTTACATCAAAAAAATTAATTCCCAGTTCGTAGGAGGACTTTAAAATCGCCAGACGGTTTTCCTGACCAAAACCTTCTAAAATCTCTCCTGGAGTCGTGCTACGCTTAAAGTCCTCGTTAAATCCCCTAGATTTTCCATTTTGAAGGTACTCATGGCCGCCCATTCCCAGAATAGAAGCTCTTACACCAGTCCTTCCTAATTCAACATATTTCATTGCTTTTCTCCCTTCCTTATATGATGAGGATATCCTGCATTTTTGAAAAAGTCTGAATACCTCTGTTCAATTATACGTTTTTCACCCTCCGCCACTTCATTCATTGTCATCCTCCGTACATCAACCTAGGCGCCCAAAGTATAATCTCGGGGCAAAGACATAACAAAACCACTTCAGCTATGATGGCAATGAGGAAAGGTATGCTTTCCTTTAAAAATTCAGGCATCGTGCATCCCAGAACACTGCAGACGGTATACATAGCCACTCCAACTGGCGGTGTCAAAATGCCCGTGGTGACAACCGTAGAAACGATAATACCAAAAAATACAGGATCAAATCCAAAGCTCTTTACCATCGGAAGAAGAATTGGCGTCAGAAGAAGTATGACAACAGAGCCTTCCATGAACATCCCAAATAGCAGAAGAGCAATAATGATAATTGCCATAACCACTAATGGCTGTGTTGTAATTCCTGTGATAAAAGCCGTCATTTTCTGTGGAACTTTGTCAAAGGGTATGCCATATCCAAAAATACCTGACATAGAAATCATGAACATGATTGCCCCAACATCCACAACCGCTTCCTTCAAGGTTTCAATCAATCTCTTGAAATTCAGCTTTTTATAGATAAAAAAGCCCACAATAAGCGCATAAACACAGGCAAAAGAGCCAACCTCAGATGGGGTAAACAGACCGAATCGAATTCCGACCAAAAGCAGAATAGGAAAAATCAATGCCCATATAGTGTCTTTAAGAGAATGAATGATATCATGAAAGCCTGCCTTTGATTCTCTGGCCGGCTTAAATCCGCGTAGGCGAGAAGTAACGCCCACTGTCGCCATCAAAATCACAGTCATAAGCAGTCCTGCCACCATACCTGCTGCAAACAGACGTCCAATAGACACCTCCCCCGTGGTTCCATAGAGAATCATTCCAACCCCCGGAGGAATGGTACAGGTAATAAGAGATGTATAGCCAATAACTGCTCCTGTATACCCCTTGGGATAACCCTGCCTCTCCATCTCAGGCCCCAGGATACGGCTCTCCATTGCCGCATCAGCATTAGATGAACCAGAGATGCCGCCCATGAGCGCAGACAGAACCACGCTTACTTGGGCCATGCCTCCTTTCATATGTCCGCAAAGCAGCATGGACAGTTCTATCAGCCTGTCTGTA is a window of Enterocloster clostridioformis DNA encoding:
- a CDS encoding aldo/keto reductase yields the protein MKYVELGRTGVRASILGMGGHEYLQNGKSRGFNEDFKRSTTPGEILEGFGQENRLAILKSSYELGINFFDVTQDSEKEALGRNLKQLPPPYDVVIQTRPEGMVYTYDKNNTKMADLILLRNEAQRILKLLQRETIDFFNIAPMKCAFEHDPEYLEKLGYNISVLKQEGLIRFACADTFSGEETYLRMIQSGYFDVIYINFNFADYQAQNRVMKAAKAQKMGVITREAYMKGQLFHMAKEAGIEQISDLADAALRWSLSREGVDMVIYGTGKPEHLRDASEAFEKKFSELDERLISRIMQTQLYKAYEAEKNKEFLEL
- a CDS encoding ribulose-phosphate 3-epimerase, with protein sequence MINAPSLANCGLFTMAEEMDGMIRGGVNFVHIDIMDGHYVPNIFFPLSIVQAVRKRYPNLTIDVHLMVTNPEDYVDRMREDGADYLSFHIDSTRFSRRLIDSIQQSGMKAGVVINPSQPISLLEPLVRFVDYVVLMTVEPGFAGQPFMHDALERLDELQKLKKETDTHFMISIDGGIDREHSAECMKRGAEILVSGIYTVFGQPEGLEKACASYQKEMETIQKEAGFIGLGAICLCEKENIS
- a CDS encoding HpcH/HpaI aldolase family protein, which translates into the protein MEELYYNRVKEILKKKGRVSAAWLHMASNVSAEILANAGFDVLVIDVEHSPVDYQTVFSMCQAMKGTNTVPFARAPWNDLIAIKRICDCGVMGIHIPYVRTVDEAREAVLRCKYPPLGIRGIAGSPRACGFGMNRGQYMQKANDENIVMIAIETMDGIDNLPEMMEIEALDGIFIGPMDLSASMGIRGQFDNKEFKAAIKRIENIVIPSGKFLGTVANDIEDAQILYDKGYNIVYMMSDAVDLSRMAERTVVKFKEYNSKEGKVDD
- a CDS encoding TRAP transporter large permease → MIIVMITFLILLVVGVPVGFSIAISGFTYFFQHPELPITTAVQLPISQTQNITLLAVPLFVFAGSLMNASGITDRLIELSMLLCGHMKGGMAQVSVVLSALMGGISGSSNADAAMESRILGPEMERQGYPKGYTGAVIGYTSLITCTIPPGVGMILYGTTGEVSIGRLFAAGMVAGLLMTVILMATVGVTSRLRGFKPARESKAGFHDIIHSLKDTIWALIFPILLLVGIRFGLFTPSEVGSFACVYALIVGFFIYKKLNFKRLIETLKEAVVDVGAIMFMISMSGIFGYGIPFDKVPQKMTAFITGITTQPLVVMAIIIIALLLFGMFMEGSVVILLLTPILLPMVKSFGFDPVFFGIIVSTVVTTGILTPPVGVAMYTVCSVLGCTMPEFLKESIPFLIAIIAEVVLLCLCPEIILWAPRLMYGG